In Desulfobulbaceae bacterium, the genomic stretch ACGTCGTTGGAGTGGAAGGAATCGACACCCGAGCATTGACCAAGCACATTCGTGAAAAAGGGGCACTAAAGGGCATCGTATCAACAATAGACCTTGATATTTCCTCTCTCGTCCATAGAGCACAATCATGGCCAGGCCTGGTCGGCCACGACATGGTCAGTAAAGTCACCTGTGCCAAGCCATATGGCTGGACCAAAAATGGCCCCGTCCCCGGATCGAATTTCACCACCTCGGGTCCAGGCACATTTAGAATAGTCACCATCGACTTTGGATTGAAATACAATCAACTACGCCTGCTCTCTGAACGAGGATGTCAAGTGCAAGTTGTCCCCGCACAAACATCCGCCGATGACATTCTGGCTATGAATCCCGACGGAATCTTCCTCTCCAATGGACCTGGTGACCCAGCTGGAATTCCAGGTGTCGTTGATACAATCCGTACCCTGTTAGGAAAAAAACCTATCTTTGGCATCTGCCTAGGCCACCAGATCATGGGGCTTGCCTATGGAGGATCCACCTACAAACTAAAATTCGGTCATCGCGGATCCAACCAACCTGTCAAGGATCTCGACACCGGAAAAATCGAAATCACTGCTCAAAATCATGGTTTCTGTGTAGATATCAAAAGCCTCGAGCATGCAGAAGTAGAACTGACCCATATCAACCTGAATGACAACAGTGTCGAAGGGATGCGCCACAAACGCTACCCAGCATTTTCCGTCCAGTACCACCCTGAAAATGCCCCTGGCCCGCACGACTCTCTTTATCTTTTTGA encodes the following:
- the carA gene encoding glutamine-hydrolyzing carbamoyl-phosphate synthase small subunit, which encodes MKALIALEDGRTFTGRSFTGPGEAVGEIVFNTGMTGYQEILTDPSYKGQIVTMTYPLIGNYGVNDEDMESAAIHPGAMLVKEYNAVPSNFRSQGTLSDFLRNQHVVGVEGIDTRALTKHIREKGALKGIVSTIDLDISSLVHRAQSWPGLVGHDMVSKVTCAKPYGWTKNGPVPGSNFTTSGPGTFRIVTIDFGLKYNQLRLLSERGCQVQVVPAQTSADDILAMNPDGIFLSNGPGDPAGIPGVVDTIRTLLGKKPIFGICLGHQIMGLAYGGSTYKLKFGHRGSNQPVKDLDTGKIEITAQNHGFCVDIKSLEHAEVELTHINLNDNSVEGMRHKRYPAFSVQYHPENAPGPHDSLYLFDRFIEMIKK